In Acidobacteriota bacterium, one genomic interval encodes:
- the rseP gene encoding RIP metalloprotease RseP translates to MSFYNMVVPFVVILCAMVVIHEFGHFIVAKLLGIPAEVFSVGFGPRLFGFKLGETDFRFSAIPLGGYVRFKGENMEMIQGKSEADVDEFLAYPGWKRLLVALAGPVFNIVTAILIPAAAIMIGFQDDVYNAQKVVIGEVTPGSTAEQAGLQKGDRIVAYRDHQHPTWQDFQEDVLVRFDEEIPLTVERNGQLLQLRVKPRVEKIGNDSIGRVDLDPPITHVIVNGVGAATPAEKAGLKAGDKLTAINGAPITAWSQFRRTVQEGKEVALAVERGGQNLAVKLTPEKQGDQYMIGISRSFNTVLIKTSSISEALTYGWAFNVRIMQMTGVVFKQMINGRRSARDVIGGPLRIAKETANTYEAAGWGGIIRLMGLLSLNLGIFNLLPIPVLDGGMILLILVEWILGLVGLTLTMNMRERFQQVGFVLVLLLMGFVMVNDSVSLFWPR, encoded by the coding sequence GTGAGTTTCTACAATATGGTCGTGCCGTTTGTCGTCATTCTGTGCGCGATGGTGGTGATCCACGAGTTCGGTCATTTTATCGTCGCCAAGCTGTTGGGCATTCCCGCCGAGGTGTTCTCAGTCGGTTTTGGCCCGCGCTTGTTCGGCTTCAAACTGGGCGAAACCGATTTCCGCTTCAGCGCGATTCCGTTGGGCGGCTATGTGCGCTTCAAGGGCGAAAACATGGAGATGATCCAGGGCAAGAGCGAGGCGGACGTGGACGAATTTCTGGCGTATCCCGGCTGGAAGCGCTTGCTGGTCGCGCTGGCCGGGCCGGTGTTCAACATCGTGACCGCGATTCTGATTCCGGCGGCGGCGATCATGATCGGGTTCCAGGACGATGTGTATAACGCCCAGAAAGTGGTCATCGGCGAAGTCACGCCGGGTTCGACGGCGGAACAGGCGGGCTTGCAGAAAGGCGACCGCATCGTGGCTTACCGCGATCACCAGCATCCGACCTGGCAGGATTTTCAGGAAGACGTACTGGTCCGCTTTGACGAAGAGATTCCGCTGACTGTCGAGCGCAACGGGCAGTTGCTGCAACTGCGGGTAAAACCCCGCGTTGAAAAGATCGGGAATGACAGCATCGGCAGAGTTGATCTGGACCCGCCGATTACGCATGTCATCGTGAATGGCGTTGGCGCCGCGACGCCCGCTGAAAAGGCGGGGCTAAAGGCCGGTGACAAGCTGACGGCCATCAATGGCGCGCCGATTACCGCTTGGAGCCAGTTCCGCCGCACCGTGCAAGAGGGCAAAGAAGTCGCGCTGGCGGTTGAGCGTGGCGGCCAAAATCTCGCCGTGAAGCTCACCCCTGAAAAGCAGGGCGACCAATATATGATCGGCATCTCGCGCAGCTTCAACACGGTGCTGATCAAAACGAGTTCGATTTCAGAGGCCCTCACGTATGGCTGGGCCTTCAACGTGCGGATCATGCAAATGACCGGCGTGGTCTTCAAACAGATGATCAACGGACGCCGTTCGGCCCGCGATGTCATCGGCGGCCCGTTGCGGATCGCGAAAGAAACGGCGAATACCTACGAAGCCGCTGGCTGGGGCGGCATCATCCGGTTGATGGGCTTGCTCAGTTTGAATCTGGGCATCTTTAATTTGCTGCCGATTCCCGTGCTGGATGGCGGCATGATCCTGCTGATTCTGGTCGAATGGATTTTGGGGTTGGTGGGTCTGACGCTGACGATGAACATGCGCGAGCGTTTCCAGCAAGTCGGCTTCGTGCTGGTGTTGCTCTTGATGGGTTTTGTGATGGTCAACGATTCGGTTTCGCTCTTTTGGCCGCGGTAG
- a CDS encoding RHS repeat protein, whose product MRIADRNGNYIDIYYQNGVGPKISYIWDTLGRMICFNYDDTGKLVTLSVPAYDGQSGRLQVARFYYEALTINPSFTGSVLPAPPSTRQMLKYIYLNGTQTGWQFDYSSYGMIYRTKQLRGMAVSGEDLTVTGSVTNIGQVAATTEYNYPTTPSNLSAVPKYTQRTDTWAGQTTAPMVYQFAIDTANDKTTITAPDGTTTETTKYSYNGCLAGCIPGFIKQVTVKQGATTLATTLYEYEQPTGSNGDDRIKKITFTNEAGKVRVTEFEIYDSFNNVKKLVERGYDGNIIRRIETNYETGSGWLNRWLLRLPSTVAIYDQRGVLSAYTKYYYDNQDVGVSGQLLLPRSNAYGYDDVLYHCHTYDPYGAMEYFYYDYCPDYCFNWGVPYDPATDYRGNLTKVERYPVPTAPSNPPPNDLNTTKFKYDIAGNVVEESASCCKLREYTYIKANEYTWPTEIKRGNAGQLTTQIDYDRNTGLVRRASDESNQYTNYDYHPFNLRLLSVVRPDGGETTYDYQDGLFNDPDAAHQHSFVSTRVWREGGIYTERTQFYEGRGNLARSLGHYYYDWGLGQTYWSVTDYEYDLMGRLLAVSNPHYGTASDPSLIPRTPSNSPDQWTRYAYDYLGRSLGVQTQDGTATSIDYTIASSDPGMVETVTDQAGKQRRRTLDALGRVLEVQEPVYSSGSLTSPTPGAPLQQPLSTTYEYDGLNNVIKLTQGTQTRYFKYDGLGRLTHERHVEQDAPHSASDPLTNNSYWSKKIVYNTDGLVMDVWDACNIQTHFTYDGLNRVKDATYTGGTVATPKVTYNYDQVAAGYYNNGRLTEVITDAVSTTGQRSEAETQVIVPLTKQKYDYDRMGHVQHQQQTVGTVTAAINYAYNQAGQLTTLTYPSARAVQNQYEAGDGLERVDDYDHAYVGDIRYTAHGALQQQQAGNGLLQQRTYNNRLQVSRIELLDEKNSSWQRYDYLYGKTDMSTGAVNPNLNNGQLARVEGFINGVKKQQTRYEYDGLGRLSRAAEYRGDNGNLVWRDHYQHDRYGNRWQSSSENTGRPYVDVYQSDYDQATNRFVTPTWQYDAAGNLTVDPTFGEQSHVYDAKGRAVSTTPLATQQVVSSAVYDGLGQCVQTTEGSVTRRQVYDATGMVLAEYENGVLKRECIYGNGELVATVEPASVNVVCYMLNDQQGSRVVTDDNELVKTWHDYFPLGEDIWLAVGVVSSHTHGLVA is encoded by the coding sequence AATTGCGCGGCATGGCGGTCAGTGGCGAGGATTTGACTGTGACAGGTAGTGTGACCAACATCGGTCAAGTGGCGGCCACGACCGAATACAACTATCCAACCACGCCCAGCAATTTGAGCGCCGTGCCGAAATACACACAGCGCACTGACACTTGGGCCGGGCAAACCACCGCGCCAATGGTCTATCAATTTGCGATAGACACGGCAAACGATAAAACCACGATCACCGCACCGGACGGCACCACTACCGAAACCACCAAATACAGTTACAACGGCTGCCTGGCCGGTTGCATCCCCGGCTTTATCAAACAGGTAACGGTCAAGCAGGGCGCAACAACACTGGCGACGACGCTGTATGAATATGAGCAGCCCACCGGCAGCAATGGCGATGACCGCATCAAGAAAATCACTTTTACCAATGAGGCTGGCAAGGTGCGCGTCACCGAATTCGAAATTTACGACAGCTTTAACAACGTCAAGAAGCTGGTCGAACGCGGCTACGACGGCAATATCATCCGGCGCATCGAGACAAATTACGAAACCGGGTCGGGCTGGCTCAACCGCTGGTTGTTACGGTTGCCCAGCACGGTGGCCATTTATGATCAGCGCGGGGTGCTGTCAGCTTACACAAAGTATTATTACGACAATCAAGACGTCGGGGTGAGCGGGCAGTTGTTGCTGCCACGCAGTAATGCATATGGTTACGATGATGTGCTCTATCACTGTCACACTTACGACCCTTATGGAGCAATGGAGTACTTTTACTATGACTATTGCCCTGATTACTGTTTTAATTGGGGGGTTCCTTATGATCCGGCTACCGATTATCGCGGTAATCTGACCAAGGTGGAGCGTTACCCAGTGCCAACAGCGCCCAGCAACCCGCCACCCAACGACCTCAATACCACCAAATTCAAGTACGACATCGCAGGCAACGTTGTCGAGGAATCGGCCAGTTGTTGCAAGCTGCGCGAGTACACCTACATCAAAGCAAACGAATATACCTGGCCGACGGAAATCAAGCGTGGCAACGCCGGACAATTGACGACGCAAATCGATTATGACCGCAATACCGGCCTCGTGCGGCGAGCATCTGACGAGAGCAACCAATACACCAATTACGATTATCACCCGTTCAACCTGCGGCTCTTGTCTGTTGTGCGTCCCGATGGCGGCGAGACGACATACGATTACCAGGACGGTCTGTTCAACGACCCGGACGCCGCGCATCAGCATAGTTTCGTGTCCACGCGCGTTTGGCGAGAGGGCGGCATATACACCGAACGCACCCAGTTTTATGAAGGGCGCGGCAATCTGGCACGCAGCCTGGGTCATTACTATTACGACTGGGGTTTGGGCCAAACCTATTGGTCGGTCACCGATTACGAATACGACCTGATGGGCCGGCTGTTGGCCGTCAGCAACCCGCATTACGGCACGGCCAGCGACCCCAGTTTGATTCCGCGCACTCCCTCTAACTCTCCTGACCAATGGACACGCTATGCCTATGACTATTTGGGCCGCTCACTTGGCGTGCAAACGCAGGACGGCACGGCCACCAGCATTGATTACACGATCGCGTCCAGCGACCCCGGCATGGTCGAGACGGTCACCGATCAGGCAGGCAAACAGCGCCGCCGCACGCTGGATGCGCTGGGCCGCGTGCTGGAAGTGCAAGAGCCGGTTTACAGCAGCGGTTCGCTGACCAGTCCCACGCCAGGGGCTCCCCTGCAACAACCCTTAAGTACCACCTATGAATATGACGGTTTGAACAATGTCATCAAGCTGACACAAGGCACGCAGACACGCTATTTCAAATATGACGGCTTGGGCCGCCTGACGCACGAGCGTCACGTCGAACAGGACGCCCCGCACAGCGCCAGCGATCCGCTGACCAACAACAGCTACTGGTCGAAGAAGATCGTTTACAACACGGATGGGTTGGTGATGGACGTTTGGGATGCGTGCAACATTCAGACGCATTTCACCTATGACGGGCTGAACCGGGTCAAGGACGCCACTTACACCGGCGGTACAGTTGCGACGCCAAAGGTGACGTACAACTACGACCAAGTGGCTGCCGGTTATTACAACAACGGGCGGCTGACCGAAGTCATCACCGACGCCGTCAGTACGACCGGGCAAAGGAGCGAAGCCGAAACCCAAGTAATCGTCCCGCTGACCAAACAGAAATACGATTACGACCGCATGGGTCACGTCCAACACCAGCAACAGACGGTCGGCACGGTTACTGCGGCGATCAATTACGCCTACAACCAAGCCGGGCAATTGACCACGTTGACTTATCCATCGGCGCGCGCCGTGCAAAACCAGTACGAAGCGGGCGACGGACTGGAGCGGGTTGACGATTACGACCATGCTTATGTCGGCGACATCCGCTACACCGCGCACGGGGCCTTGCAACAGCAGCAAGCTGGCAATGGTTTGCTGCAACAGCGCACCTACAACAACCGGCTGCAGGTCAGCAGAATCGAATTGCTGGATGAGAAGAATAGCTCATGGCAACGTTACGATTACCTGTATGGCAAGACGGATATGTCCACCGGCGCTGTGAACCCCAACCTGAACAACGGTCAACTGGCGCGTGTCGAGGGCTTCATCAACGGTGTCAAAAAGCAGCAGACACGCTATGAATACGACGGCCTGGGCCGGCTGTCGCGCGCGGCGGAATATCGCGGCGATAACGGCAATCTGGTCTGGCGCGATCATTACCAGCACGACCGTTATGGCAACCGCTGGCAATCGAGTAGTGAAAATACCGGGCGGCCTTACGTTGATGTTTATCAGAGCGATTACGACCAGGCGACGAACCGCTTTGTTACGCCGACGTGGCAATACGACGCGGCGGGCAATCTGACCGTAGACCCCACCTTTGGCGAGCAGAGCCACGTCTACGATGCGAAGGGGCGCGCCGTCTCAACGACTCCATTGGCGACGCAACAAGTGGTTTCGTCCGCTGTGTATGACGGTCTGGGCCAGTGCGTTCAGACGACGGAAGGCAGCGTGACGCGGCGGCAGGTTTACGATGCGACGGGGATGGTACTGGCTGAATACGAAAACGGTGTGCTCAAACGCGAGTGCATTTACGGCAACGGCGAACTGGTAGCGACGGTGGAACCGGCCAGCGTCAACGTGGTGTGCTACATGCTGAACGATCAGCAAGGCTCGCGCGTGGTGACGGATGATAACGAGTTGGTTAAGACGTGGCACGATTACTTCCCACTTGGCGAAGATATCTGGTTGGCGGTTGGGGTCGTCAGTTCACACACGCATGGCCTAGTTGCATAA